Proteins from a single region of Synechococcus sp. WH 8109:
- a CDS encoding Gfo/Idh/MocA family protein encodes MSPQPIGVAVAGLGFGEKVHLPALAAATELEAVALWHPRQERLDAATAAHGLKGFSDWDAVLADPAVDAVIIATPPAPRFDLARRALEAGKHLLLEKPIALHADQARELQRLALARGLSVAVDYEYRAVPLFMQAARLLQAGAVGTPWLVKLDWLMGSRADPQRGWNWYAQADQGGGVIGALATHAMDMLGWLIGPLGAVQALNSVSIKQRPHPDGGLAAVDAPDVSLLQTVAHWQGRQDLKVPAQVSLSSVSRNGRGFCLDVVGSSGSLLLSSTNQKDYVHGFELQHAPLGEPFRAVEPDADLAFPQTWSDGRIAPVVRVLGWWAESIRSGQPMLPGLAEGVASRVACDQAAGGTLDLA; translated from the coding sequence ATGTCCCCACAACCCATTGGTGTTGCTGTAGCCGGTCTCGGTTTTGGGGAGAAGGTGCACCTGCCAGCCCTTGCGGCAGCGACTGAGCTTGAGGCAGTGGCGCTTTGGCACCCGCGCCAGGAGCGCTTGGATGCCGCCACGGCCGCCCATGGTTTGAAGGGATTCAGCGACTGGGACGCTGTGCTGGCCGATCCCGCGGTGGACGCGGTGATCATCGCCACCCCCCCGGCACCCCGCTTTGACCTGGCACGCCGGGCCCTGGAGGCGGGCAAGCACCTGCTGCTGGAGAAGCCCATCGCGCTGCATGCCGATCAAGCCCGGGAGCTGCAGCGGCTGGCCCTGGCACGGGGACTGTCGGTGGCTGTGGATTACGAGTACCGAGCCGTTCCACTGTTCATGCAGGCCGCACGCCTTCTGCAGGCCGGTGCTGTAGGCACCCCCTGGTTGGTGAAGCTCGACTGGTTGATGGGCAGCCGTGCCGATCCCCAGCGCGGCTGGAACTGGTATGCCCAGGCGGATCAGGGAGGCGGCGTGATCGGAGCCCTCGCAACCCATGCCATGGACATGCTGGGCTGGCTGATCGGTCCCCTTGGGGCCGTCCAGGCCCTGAACAGCGTTTCGATCAAGCAACGCCCCCACCCCGATGGTGGTCTGGCCGCTGTGGATGCCCCCGATGTGTCGCTGCTGCAGACCGTTGCCCATTGGCAGGGCAGGCAGGATCTGAAGGTGCCGGCTCAGGTCAGCCTCAGTTCCGTATCGCGCAACGGTCGCGGGTTCTGCCTGGATGTGGTGGGGTCCTCCGGATCGCTGCTGCTCAGCAGCACTAATCAGAAGGACTACGTCCATGGCTTTGAGCTGCAGCACGCCCCGCTCGGTGAGCCCTTCCGCGCGGTGGAGCCCGATGCCGACCTCGCCTTCCCGCAAACCTGGTCGGATGGCCGCATCGCCCCTGTGGTGCGGGTGCTGGGCTGGTGGGCCGAGAGCATTCGCAGTGGGCAACCGATGCTGCCTGGACTGGCCGAGGGCGTGGCCAGTCGTGTGGCCTGCGATCAAGCAGCAGGCGGCACATTGGATCTTGCGTAA
- the fba gene encoding class II fructose-bisphosphate aldolase (catalyzes the reversible aldol condensation of dihydroxyacetonephosphate and glyceraldehyde 3-phosphate in the Calvin cycle, glycolysis, and/or gluconeogenesis): protein MALVPLRLLLDHAAENGYGIPAFNVNNLEQVQAIMEAADETDSPVILQASRGARSYAGEIFLRHLILAATETYPHIPVVMHQDHGNAPDTCYSAAINGFTSVMMDGSLEADAKTPASYDYNVNVTKQVVDFAHSVGVSVEGELGCLGSLETGKGEAEDGHGFEGELSKDMLLTDPAEAADFVAKTKCDALAIAIGTSHGAYKFTRKPTGEVLAISRIAEIHKAIPNTHLVMHGSSSVPQEWLEMINKHGGAIPETYGVPVEEIQEGIRNGVRKVNIDTDNRLAFTAAVREAAMADPSNFDPRHFNKPARKYMKQVCLDRYQQFWAAGNASKIQQQSITYYAGLYAKGALDPKAAVTA from the coding sequence ATGGCGCTCGTTCCGCTTCGGCTCCTGCTCGACCACGCCGCTGAGAACGGCTACGGCATTCCTGCGTTCAACGTGAACAATCTGGAGCAGGTCCAGGCCATCATGGAAGCGGCTGACGAGACCGACAGCCCTGTGATCCTCCAGGCCTCCCGCGGCGCCCGCAGCTACGCCGGTGAGATCTTCCTGCGTCACCTGATCCTGGCCGCGACCGAGACCTATCCCCACATCCCTGTGGTGATGCACCAGGACCACGGCAACGCCCCTGACACCTGCTATTCCGCTGCCATCAACGGCTTTACCTCCGTGATGATGGACGGCTCCCTGGAAGCCGACGCCAAGACTCCCGCCAGCTACGACTACAACGTCAACGTCACCAAGCAGGTGGTGGACTTCGCCCACTCCGTGGGTGTGAGCGTTGAGGGTGAGCTGGGTTGCCTGGGCTCCCTGGAAACCGGCAAGGGTGAAGCAGAAGACGGCCACGGTTTTGAGGGCGAGCTGTCCAAGGACATGCTCCTCACCGATCCCGCAGAGGCTGCCGACTTCGTTGCCAAGACCAAGTGCGACGCCCTGGCCATCGCCATCGGTACCAGCCACGGCGCTTACAAGTTCACCCGCAAGCCCACGGGTGAAGTGCTGGCTATCAGCCGCATCGCTGAGATCCACAAAGCCATCCCCAACACCCACCTGGTGATGCACGGCTCCTCCTCCGTTCCCCAGGAGTGGCTGGAGATGATCAACAAGCACGGTGGTGCCATCCCCGAGACCTACGGCGTTCCCGTCGAGGAAATCCAGGAAGGCATTCGCAACGGTGTGCGTAAGGTGAATATCGACACCGACAATCGTCTCGCCTTCACCGCTGCTGTGCGCGAAGCTGCCATGGCCGATCCTTCCAACTTCGACCCCCGCCACTTCAACAAGCCGGCTCGCAAGTACATGAAGCAGGTCTGCCTGGACCGTTACCAGCAGTTCTGGGCTGCCGGCAACGCCAGCAAGATCCAGCAGCAGAGCATCACCTACTACGCCGGCCTCTACGCCAAGGGTGCTCTTGACCCCAAGGCTGCCGTTACTGCCTGA
- a CDS encoding LD-carboxypeptidase: MPTRRTLLISGASTIITALLSSRAMAAQRRLKPLKPGSRIRAVNPGTWMDPDTDLETLRERCDQQQWHLEIPAAVTRQWHYFSGTDQERVEDLRSAWNDPTVDAVVTLGGGWGAARVLEAGFRFPRHPKWSLGFSDTSCLLLAQWAAGLPGAIHGSSGGTEAQWQRTVDLLCGRPVAPLLGEPRRRGIARGPLVVTNLTVATHLIGTTWLPSLKGAILVLEDVGEAPYRVDRMLTQWRSAGLLQQLAGVACGRFSWAEDDILPNDFTMEEILEERLGDLGIPLVLNLPLGHGRPNQALPLGAQAQLNGKHGLLSLMA, translated from the coding sequence ATGCCAACCCGCCGGACGCTGCTGATTTCAGGGGCATCCACGATCATCACGGCCCTGCTCTCCTCCAGGGCCATGGCGGCCCAGCGCAGGCTGAAACCCTTGAAGCCTGGATCACGCATCCGCGCCGTGAACCCCGGCACCTGGATGGATCCGGACACGGATCTCGAAACCTTGCGCGAACGCTGTGATCAACAGCAGTGGCATCTGGAGATTCCCGCAGCCGTCACCCGTCAATGGCACTACTTCTCGGGAACCGACCAGGAACGGGTTGAGGACCTGAGATCAGCCTGGAACGATCCAACGGTGGATGCCGTGGTGACCCTTGGCGGGGGCTGGGGGGCCGCCCGCGTTCTCGAAGCCGGTTTTCGTTTTCCGCGCCATCCCAAATGGAGCCTGGGGTTCTCCGACACCAGCTGCCTGCTACTGGCCCAGTGGGCCGCTGGCCTGCCGGGGGCCATCCATGGATCCAGCGGCGGCACAGAGGCGCAATGGCAACGCACGGTGGACTTGCTCTGCGGACGTCCTGTGGCGCCCCTGCTGGGCGAGCCACGACGGCGGGGAATCGCGCGCGGACCCTTGGTGGTCACCAACCTGACTGTGGCGACCCACCTGATCGGCACAACCTGGCTTCCATCCCTGAAGGGGGCCATCCTGGTGCTGGAAGACGTGGGCGAAGCGCCCTACAGGGTTGATCGGATGCTGACCCAGTGGCGCAGCGCAGGCCTGTTGCAGCAGCTGGCGGGGGTGGCCTGCGGCCGCTTCAGCTGGGCTGAAGACGACATCCTTCCAAACGATTTCACGATGGAGGAGATCTTGGAAGAACGCCTTGGCGATCTGGGCATTCCACTGGTGCTGAATCTGCCGCTGGGCCATGGACGGCCCAACCAGGCCTTGCCCCTGGGAGCGCAGGCACAACTGAACGGCAAGCACGGCCTGCTCAGCCTGATGGCCTGA
- the purQ gene encoding phosphoribosylformylglycinamidine synthase subunit PurQ, which produces MSIGVIVFPGSNCDRDVQWATEGCLGMSTRRVWHEETDLSGFDAIVLPGGFSYGDYLRCGAIARFAPALQSLIDFAAKGGRVLGICNGFQVLTELGLLPGALTRNRDLHFICEDAPLKVVSQRTAWMQGYNDGALTLPIAHGEGRYQCSDDTLKQLQDDDAIALSYGNNPNGSLSNIAGITNASGSVLGLMPHPERACDPATGGTDGRRMLEALLG; this is translated from the coding sequence ATGAGCATCGGGGTCATCGTTTTTCCCGGCTCCAACTGCGACCGGGATGTGCAATGGGCAACCGAGGGTTGCCTTGGAATGAGCACGCGTCGGGTCTGGCATGAGGAAACCGACCTCAGCGGCTTTGACGCCATCGTTCTGCCGGGCGGTTTCAGCTACGGCGACTACCTGCGTTGCGGCGCAATTGCCCGCTTCGCACCAGCTCTGCAGTCCTTGATCGACTTTGCAGCCAAGGGCGGTCGAGTGCTAGGCATCTGCAACGGATTTCAGGTGCTTACAGAACTGGGCCTGCTCCCCGGTGCCCTCACCCGGAACCGGGATCTGCACTTCATCTGTGAAGACGCACCCCTCAAGGTGGTGAGCCAGCGCACGGCCTGGATGCAGGGGTACAACGACGGGGCCCTGACCCTGCCGATCGCCCACGGTGAAGGCCGCTACCAGTGCAGCGATGACACGCTCAAGCAGCTTCAGGACGACGACGCCATCGCCCTGAGCTACGGCAACAACCCCAACGGGTCGCTGTCCAACATCGCAGGCATCACCAATGCAAGCGGCAGCGTTCTGGGCCTGATGCCCCACCCCGAGCGGGCCTGTGATCCGGCCACGGGAGGAACCGACGGCCGCCGCATGCTGGAAGCCCTGCTGGGCTGA
- the purS gene encoding phosphoribosylformylglycinamidine synthase subunit PurS yields MPRFQARVLVRLRPSVLDPAGEAARGAAERLGVEGLSKLRIGKAVEMELEAPDEAEARRRLELLSDRLLANPVIEDWSLELEQS; encoded by the coding sequence GTGCCGCGTTTTCAAGCCCGCGTCCTTGTGCGTCTGCGCCCCTCCGTACTCGATCCAGCCGGAGAAGCCGCGCGTGGTGCAGCTGAACGACTTGGGGTGGAAGGCCTCAGCAAGCTGCGGATCGGTAAAGCCGTGGAAATGGAGCTGGAGGCTCCTGATGAGGCCGAGGCCCGCCGCAGGTTGGAATTGCTCAGTGATCGCTTGCTGGCCAACCCGGTGATCGAAGACTGGAGCCTGGAGCTGGAGCAGTCATGA
- a CDS encoding mechanosensitive ion channel family protein — protein MDLTDFIAKLLIGSAITLTLSFLCKTVFPRFTKRSKTDFDDFVLNAFAASVVPFGLVVTLFLAQDDLGLPNNIARAYDTSLRVVGTIILIRLVNRIGARFLFSLVRRASADDLQQLLESLLPLLKTVVWAIGSLVLLQSLGVKMTVIWGLLSAGGIGIGLALKEPAQELFAYLMILLDKPFTVGQFITVGSTSATVERIGVRSTHLRSLRGEQVVMSNSSLTGSTILNFAEMAQRRMIYSIGVTYSTSVEQMKAIPTMVQAVIDAQAHSTFNRCHFTEFADSSLNFELVYYIDTRDFTVALNEQQAINLGIMEAFAQKGIDFAFPSRTLYLEGDSLAGKAS, from the coding sequence ATGGATCTGACTGATTTCATAGCGAAGCTACTGATCGGTTCAGCCATCACCCTGACCCTGTCGTTCCTGTGCAAGACAGTTTTTCCTCGGTTCACGAAGCGAAGCAAAACCGACTTCGACGACTTTGTGCTCAACGCCTTCGCCGCTTCGGTGGTGCCTTTCGGCTTAGTGGTCACCCTTTTCCTTGCTCAGGACGATTTGGGCTTGCCCAACAACATTGCAAGGGCCTACGACACATCGCTGCGCGTTGTTGGCACGATCATTCTGATTCGGTTGGTCAACCGAATCGGAGCGCGATTCCTTTTCAGCTTGGTGCGCCGTGCAAGCGCGGATGATCTTCAACAACTCCTCGAAAGCCTGCTCCCGCTGCTGAAAACCGTGGTGTGGGCTATCGGCTCCTTGGTGCTACTGCAGAGCCTGGGCGTGAAGATGACGGTGATCTGGGGTTTGCTCAGTGCCGGCGGCATCGGCATTGGCTTGGCCCTGAAAGAACCGGCCCAGGAATTGTTCGCCTACCTGATGATTCTTCTGGACAAGCCTTTCACCGTTGGGCAATTCATCACAGTGGGCTCCACCTCAGCAACGGTAGAACGCATCGGTGTTCGCTCCACCCATCTGCGCAGCCTGCGCGGCGAACAAGTGGTGATGAGCAACTCATCCCTTACAGGATCCACCATCCTCAACTTCGCTGAAATGGCGCAACGCCGGATGATCTATTCGATTGGCGTGACTTACAGCACATCGGTCGAGCAGATGAAGGCAATCCCGACGATGGTTCAGGCCGTGATCGACGCTCAGGCCCACAGCACCTTCAACCGCTGCCACTTCACCGAATTTGCTGATTCAAGCTTGAATTTTGAACTGGTTTATTACATCGATACTCGAGATTTCACGGTCGCTCTGAACGAACAGCAAGCCATCAACCTCGGAATCATGGAGGCCTTCGCCCAAAAAGGAATCGACTTTGCCTTCCCGAGCAGGACGCTCTACTTGGAGGGAGATTCACTCGCCGGCAAAGCCTCCTGA
- a CDS encoding DUF938 domain-containing protein, with protein MDQRLFFPATERNRGPIGDLLKQLLPASGTVLELASGSGEHAVYFQQRFPHLRWQASDPNPDHRASINAWIQHQGLSQVMPAALNLDVEHRPWPLPQNLQGAVKAVVCINLLHISPACCTDAVLEESALLLPNGTPFIIYGPFRRNGAHTSASNAAFDQSLRERNHQWGLRELNQVTAIAAKAGFKTENVVSMPANNLILVFQRA; from the coding sequence ATGGACCAACGGCTTTTCTTCCCGGCCACGGAACGGAACCGCGGCCCGATAGGAGATCTGCTGAAGCAACTGTTGCCTGCCTCAGGAACCGTGCTGGAACTGGCCAGCGGCAGTGGTGAGCACGCCGTCTACTTTCAGCAGCGCTTTCCCCATCTGCGCTGGCAGGCCAGCGATCCGAATCCTGACCATCGCGCCAGCATCAACGCCTGGATCCAGCACCAGGGTCTGAGCCAGGTGATGCCAGCAGCCCTCAACCTAGATGTTGAACACCGCCCCTGGCCCCTGCCCCAGAACCTCCAAGGGGCCGTGAAGGCTGTTGTTTGCATCAACCTGCTGCACATCAGTCCAGCCTGCTGCACGGATGCCGTGCTCGAGGAATCCGCCCTGTTGCTGCCCAACGGCACCCCCTTCATCATTTATGGCCCATTCAGGCGCAATGGTGCTCACACGAGTGCAAGCAATGCCGCCTTCGACCAATCCCTAAGGGAACGCAACCACCAATGGGGGTTGAGGGAGCTGAATCAAGTGACAGCCATCGCCGCCAAGGCTGGCTTCAAAACCGAAAACGTGGTCTCCATGCCCGCCAACAATCTGATTTTGGTGTTTCAGCGCGCTTAA
- a CDS encoding metalloregulator ArsR/SmtB family transcription factor: MIQNTLNREQSRQLLKALAEPIRLDVIHALAQGERCVCDLTGDLNLSQSKLSFHLRVLREAGLLTDRQNGRWIYYRLQPDALAALEAWLAELRRHCSKSATHCPS; encoded by the coding sequence GTGATCCAGAACACCCTGAACAGGGAGCAGTCGAGGCAACTGCTCAAAGCACTGGCCGAACCGATCCGTCTCGACGTGATCCATGCGCTGGCGCAGGGCGAACGATGCGTCTGTGACCTCACCGGTGATCTCAACCTCTCCCAGTCGAAGCTCTCGTTCCATCTCAGGGTGCTGCGAGAGGCGGGGCTGCTGACGGATCGGCAGAACGGCCGCTGGATCTACTACCGCCTGCAACCGGATGCCCTGGCAGCACTGGAAGCCTGGCTGGCCGAACTGCGCCGACACTGCAGCAAGAGCGCTACCCACTGCCCGAGCTGA
- a CDS encoding ArsJ-associated glyceraldehyde-3-phosphate dehydrogenase — protein MRIGINGFGRIGRLVFRALWGRPGIELVHVNDPAGDAATAAHLLEFDSVHGRWDRGISSSANGFSVEGSALTWSSEKDPAAVPWSDRGVEMVLEASGKIKTPETLNPYLDQLGLKRVVVACPVKGVVGGEDALNIVYGINHHLYEPARHKLVTAASCTTNCLAPVVKVVHESFGIEHGLITTIHDMTNTQVPIDSFKSDLRRARSGLTSLIPTTTGSAKAIAMIFPELKGKLNGHAVRVPLLNGSLTDAVFELKQSVTVEQVNAAFKAAAEGPLKGILGYEERPLVSCDYTNDNRSSIVDALSTMVVDGNQLKVFAWYDNEWGYSCRMADLTCHVVGLDA, from the coding sequence ATGCGGATCGGCATCAATGGCTTTGGACGGATTGGTCGCCTGGTGTTCCGGGCCCTCTGGGGACGGCCTGGTATCGAACTGGTGCATGTCAATGATCCCGCTGGCGATGCAGCAACGGCGGCCCACCTGCTGGAGTTCGATTCTGTGCATGGTCGCTGGGATCGAGGAATCAGCAGCAGTGCTAATGGATTCAGCGTGGAGGGATCCGCACTCACCTGGTCCAGCGAGAAAGACCCCGCCGCCGTGCCCTGGAGCGATCGGGGGGTGGAGATGGTGCTTGAAGCAAGCGGCAAGATCAAAACCCCGGAGACGCTCAATCCCTATCTCGATCAGCTGGGCCTCAAACGGGTAGTGGTGGCCTGTCCCGTGAAGGGTGTGGTTGGCGGTGAGGACGCGCTCAACATCGTTTATGGGATTAATCACCACCTCTATGAACCGGCGCGCCACAAGTTGGTGACGGCCGCCTCCTGCACCACCAACTGCCTGGCGCCTGTGGTGAAGGTGGTGCACGAGAGCTTCGGCATCGAGCACGGCCTGATCACCACCATTCACGACATGACAAACACCCAGGTGCCGATCGATTCCTTCAAAAGCGACTTGCGCCGGGCGCGCTCCGGGCTCACCTCACTCATCCCCACCACCACCGGCTCGGCCAAGGCGATCGCGATGATCTTCCCTGAGCTGAAGGGCAAGCTCAACGGTCATGCCGTTCGTGTTCCCCTGCTGAATGGATCGCTCACCGATGCGGTGTTCGAGCTCAAGCAGAGCGTCACGGTGGAGCAGGTGAATGCTGCGTTCAAAGCTGCTGCGGAAGGACCTCTGAAGGGAATCCTGGGTTACGAGGAACGCCCGTTGGTGTCCTGCGATTACACCAACGACAACCGCAGCTCGATTGTCGATGCCCTCTCGACGATGGTTGTCGATGGCAACCAGCTGAAGGTGTTTGCCTGGTACGACAACGAATGGGGCTACAGCTGCCGCATGGCCGATCTCACCTGCCACGTGGTTGGGCTGGACGCATGA
- the arsJ gene encoding organoarsenical effux MFS transporter ArsJ, producing MTLSPLHQYGIVTANYWAFTLTDGALRMLVVFHFHQLGYTTLEIAFLFLFYELFGVLTNLYGGWIGARYGLRLTLWVGTLLQIVALLMLMPVAASWPKLLSVIYVMTAQAISGIAKDLNKMSAKSAIKTVVSETPEDQQQGQQQLFKWVAILTGSKNALKGVGFFLGGVLLTAFGFNAAVGWMAAGLALAFLLTLVLPREIGKMKAKPALSSLFSKSQGINVLSLARFFLFGARDVWFVVALPVFLEASLGWSFWEIGGFLGLWVIGYGIVQGSAPVLRRLWGQTTSPGASAVQFWSALLTAIPSLIAVALWRQVDVAVAITAGLAAFGVVFAMNSSIHSFMVLAYTDAESVSLNVGFYYMANAAGRLVGTLLSGAVFMLGRTESAGMQACLWASSLLVLLSWFSSLRLPVGAKL from the coding sequence ATGACGCTTTCCCCTCTGCATCAGTACGGCATCGTCACCGCCAACTACTGGGCCTTCACGCTCACCGATGGGGCCCTGCGGATGTTGGTGGTGTTCCACTTCCATCAACTCGGCTACACCACCCTCGAGATCGCGTTCCTGTTTCTCTTTTATGAGTTGTTTGGGGTGCTCACCAACCTGTACGGCGGTTGGATCGGTGCCCGCTACGGGCTTCGGCTCACCCTCTGGGTGGGGACGCTGCTGCAGATTGTTGCGTTGTTGATGCTGATGCCCGTCGCCGCCAGTTGGCCGAAACTGTTGAGCGTGATCTATGTGATGACCGCCCAAGCCATTAGCGGTATTGCCAAAGATCTCAACAAGATGAGCGCCAAGAGCGCCATCAAGACGGTGGTATCGGAAACTCCGGAGGATCAGCAGCAGGGGCAGCAGCAGCTGTTCAAGTGGGTGGCGATCCTCACGGGCTCTAAGAACGCCCTCAAGGGTGTGGGTTTCTTTCTTGGTGGGGTGCTGCTCACCGCCTTTGGCTTCAATGCTGCCGTGGGCTGGATGGCGGCAGGTCTTGCCCTGGCCTTCCTGCTCACGCTGGTGCTGCCCAGGGAGATCGGAAAGATGAAGGCCAAGCCGGCCCTCTCGTCGCTGTTCTCCAAATCCCAGGGCATCAACGTGCTGTCGCTGGCGCGCTTCTTTTTGTTTGGTGCCAGGGATGTTTGGTTCGTCGTGGCCTTGCCCGTGTTCCTTGAGGCCTCCCTGGGCTGGAGTTTCTGGGAGATCGGTGGCTTCCTGGGGCTATGGGTGATTGGCTACGGCATCGTTCAGGGATCAGCGCCTGTTCTGAGACGGCTCTGGGGGCAGACCACATCCCCGGGAGCATCTGCTGTGCAGTTCTGGAGTGCTCTGCTCACCGCCATTCCCTCCCTGATCGCGGTGGCGCTGTGGCGCCAGGTGGATGTGGCGGTCGCCATCACCGCAGGCCTTGCCGCCTTTGGGGTGGTGTTCGCGATGAATTCGTCGATCCACTCCTTCATGGTGCTGGCTTACACCGATGCGGAGAGCGTCAGCCTCAATGTGGGCTTCTATTACATGGCCAACGCTGCCGGACGGTTGGTGGGCACGTTGCTGTCGGGGGCAGTGTTCATGCTCGGCCGAACCGAATCCGCGGGCATGCAGGCTTGTCTCTGGGCTTCATCCCTGCTGGTGTTGTTGTCGTGGTTCAGCAGCCTCAGACTGCCGGTTGGGGCCAAACTCTGA
- a CDS encoding DUF4335 domain-containing protein, with product MLKTTYQYEQTAARLVVEGFPDLSAGQSNEAIGILSSWRLQLIGAPELEGTRDHLEALMAAVMPYARHRLSGVQRRFGQESGFVSIAPDQSNHRLELRSSREGVEPLQLKLDDAELADLVRCLDRLRLDNRVKLTWTFPEDRPLKRHEIVDRIPLQKRLGPPLLAGVALACSISAAWLVPLPQETKETSPAAAPVDKTETQSDR from the coding sequence ATGTTGAAAACAACGTACCAATACGAACAGACCGCAGCACGGCTGGTGGTGGAAGGCTTTCCCGACCTCTCCGCCGGACAGTCCAATGAGGCGATCGGCATCCTGTCGTCCTGGCGGCTGCAATTGATCGGAGCACCGGAACTGGAAGGAACCCGAGATCATCTCGAGGCTCTGATGGCAGCGGTGATGCCCTACGCCAGACATCGCTTGTCCGGCGTGCAACGCAGGTTTGGTCAGGAAAGCGGTTTTGTGAGCATCGCGCCGGATCAGTCCAACCATCGGCTGGAACTGCGCAGCAGCCGAGAGGGCGTTGAGCCGTTGCAGCTCAAGCTCGATGACGCCGAACTGGCCGATCTGGTGCGTTGCCTCGATCGCTTGCGGCTCGACAACCGGGTCAAGCTGACCTGGACGTTCCCCGAGGACCGCCCTTTGAAGCGTCATGAGATCGTCGATCGCATTCCTCTGCAGAAACGCCTGGGACCACCCCTTCTGGCTGGGGTTGCTCTGGCGTGCAGCATCTCCGCCGCATGGCTTGTTCCTCTGCCTCAGGAGACCAAGGAGACATCGCCGGCAGCGGCACCAGTGGACAAGACTGAAACTCAGTCCGACCGTTGA
- a CDS encoding DUF3038 domain-containing protein, whose translation MTEAPAPSAPTDGARLSRRGVERLDLLLLTIEALDLNGGEAMVWTSQQMGLQAQFPNRVELWKRRCHNPLRRTTRRDQLDPVDAESLICLVCAMANRLYPMLHQLLSSREPEQLTQQRWQLFHERLRDLIEERMNQRREAVVRLLTMEPAGPVHRQLISTLAFCAGPGGIDRLRATLLDPTP comes from the coding sequence ATGACTGAAGCTCCGGCCCCCAGCGCACCCACAGACGGCGCGCGTCTCAGCCGGCGGGGCGTTGAGCGTCTCGACCTGTTGCTACTGACCATTGAGGCTTTGGATCTCAATGGTGGCGAGGCGATGGTCTGGACCAGCCAGCAGATGGGCCTCCAAGCGCAATTCCCCAACCGGGTTGAACTCTGGAAGCGGCGCTGTCATAACCCGCTTCGGCGCACCACACGGCGGGACCAGCTCGACCCGGTGGACGCCGAATCCCTGATCTGTCTGGTGTGTGCCATGGCAAATCGGCTCTACCCCATGCTCCACCAACTCCTCTCGAGCCGCGAACCGGAACAGCTCACCCAACAACGTTGGCAGTTGTTCCATGAGCGCCTGCGGGACCTCATCGAAGAGCGGATGAATCAGCGCCGGGAAGCCGTTGTTCGTCTGCTCACCATGGAGCCGGCGGGCCCTGTGCACCGTCAGCTGATCAGCACCCTGGCGTTCTGCGCAGGCCCAGGTGGCATCGATCGACTCCGCGCAACCCTGCTCGACCCCACGCCCTAG